The following proteins come from a genomic window of Candidatus Dependentiae bacterium:
- a CDS encoding uracil-DNA glycosylase yields MEQIKNLLKESQIQFSSKLTTSEKREELNNLTIKCSTCTKCPLAKQGRTQTVFGYGNINTKLMFVGEGPGRDEDAQGKPFVGRAGKLLTKIIEAMKLKREDVYISNVVKCRPPENRTPLPSESQICKNLYLFKEISIIKPQIICTLGSCATQALLGEEIRIGKARGNFHTFDNILVMPTYHPAYLLRNPEEKRKVWEDMQKIIEKLSNISI; encoded by the coding sequence ATGGAACAAATAAAAAATTTATTAAAAGAATCGCAGATACAATTTTCATCAAAACTAACAACCTCCGAAAAGAGAGAAGAGTTAAACAACCTTACAATAAAATGTAGTACTTGCACAAAATGTCCTCTAGCAAAACAAGGAAGAACTCAAACAGTTTTTGGATATGGAAACATTAACACAAAATTAATGTTTGTTGGCGAAGGACCAGGAAGAGATGAAGATGCTCAAGGAAAACCATTCGTCGGACGCGCCGGAAAACTTTTAACAAAAATCATAGAAGCTATGAAATTAAAACGAGAAGATGTATATATCTCGAATGTCGTAAAATGTCGCCCACCAGAAAACAGAACCCCACTTCCATCCGAAAGCCAAATTTGCAAAAATTTATATCTATTTAAAGAAATAAGTATTATTAAACCACAAATAATTTGCACACTTGGCAGCTGCGCAACTCAAGCACTGCTCGGCGAAGAAATTCGCATCGGCAAAGCTCGTGGAAATTTTCATACATTTGATAACATTTTAGTTATGCCAACTTATCACCCTGCTTATCTTTTACGCAATCCAGAAGAAAAGAGAAAAGTATGGGAAGATATGCAAAAAATAATAGAAAAGCTTAGCAATATTTCTATATGA